From Aliamphritea hakodatensis:
GCGTTTCGCCATGCTTCAGGTGCAGGGATCAGCAAGCGCCCGGCAGGATCTCAAGCAACTGAAGTCACTGATCAGCAGTATTCCGGACCCTGATTATCCGGCTGTCAGCGCGGCGCTGGAAGTTCTCGAAGCAGATTACCGGTCGCTCTTCAGTGCCGCGGATCAGTCTGACCTCCCGGTGACGCATCTTTTGTGTGAGCTTGATACGCTGGCGCCGATAAGTGCTACTGAGTATCTGCAGCAGCTGCCGGGGTCCGCTGTGGCCGTATTAGCAGGCTCGTCCCATGTACCTATGCTGTCAGATCCGCAGATGCTTGCCGGGCGGATAAGGGAGCATCTGAAATGAGTCAGTTTTCCAAGCAGGAAGTTGCGACTTCATTCAGCCGTGCGGCCAGCAGCTATGATAATTATGCCAAGCTGCAGCAGCAGGTGGGCGAACAGCTGCTGGCGACGGTGTCTGCAGGAACCGGGCAGCAGGTCAGGCAAGCTGTTGATCTGGGATGTGGCACCGGTTATTTCATTCCCCGGCTGATGGATAGCTTTCAGCCAGAGTGCCTGACGGGGATTGATCTGGCACCGGGTATGCTGAGCTATGCGCGGGAGCATCATGCGGGGGAGAATATCCGTTGGGTGTGCGGTGATGCCGAAGCATTGCCGCTGGCTGCAGATAGCGTTGATCTGATTTTTTCAAGCCTGGCCATTCAGTGGTGTGAGAACCTGCCCCGGTTGTTTGCTGAGGTATACCGGGTATTACGTCCGGGCGGGCAGTTTGTTTTCAGTACGCTGGGGCCGGAAAGCCTTTGTGAGCTGCGGGCATCCTGGGCAACGGTAGATCGCTATCAGCATGTCAGTGAGTTTACCCCTTTATCTCAGTTGCGGAGCAGCATTGGGGGCCTTGAGGAAGTCAGTTTTGATGTCGTCCCGGTGCAGCTGTTATACCGTGAACTGCGTGGCCTGACCAATGAACTGAAGCGCATTGGTGCACATAATATGAGTGCGGGCCGGCCTGAAGGGCTGACTGGAAAAAGGCATCTGCTTGCCTTCAGAGATGCGTATGAAGCGTACCGGCGTGATGATGGGTTGCTGCCGGCTACTTATGAAGTGGCTTACGTTGTATTACGTAAACCTGAGTAATATTTACAATAAAGACGATCCGTTATGGCAAAGAAAAGTATTTTTATTGCAGGCACTGATACTGATGTCGGCAAGACCGTAGTGGCTGCCGGTATCCTTGAAGCTGCTAACCGCAAAGGCCTGACGACAGTTGCTGTAAAGCCCATTGCTGCCGGGTGTGAAAATACCCCTGAAGGGCTGC
This genomic window contains:
- the bioC gene encoding malonyl-ACP O-methyltransferase BioC — its product is MSQFSKQEVATSFSRAASSYDNYAKLQQQVGEQLLATVSAGTGQQVRQAVDLGCGTGYFIPRLMDSFQPECLTGIDLAPGMLSYAREHHAGENIRWVCGDAEALPLAADSVDLIFSSLAIQWCENLPRLFAEVYRVLRPGGQFVFSTLGPESLCELRASWATVDRYQHVSEFTPLSQLRSSIGGLEEVSFDVVPVQLLYRELRGLTNELKRIGAHNMSAGRPEGLTGKRHLLAFRDAYEAYRRDDGLLPATYEVAYVVLRKPE